A window of Pseudophryne corroboree isolate aPseCor3 chromosome 3 unlocalized genomic scaffold, aPseCor3.hap2 SUPER_3_unloc_10, whole genome shotgun sequence contains these coding sequences:
- the LOC134983214 gene encoding oocyte zinc finger protein XlCOF22-like isoform X1 yields the protein MMMENHRPHTALDGPSNRDTPERCPRPLYSQDCAEENHRIPQKDQDEYLADIKIEDTEGEEETYVTEIKAEDIEGEEETYVTDIKAEDIEGEEETYVTDIKAEDIEGEEETYVTDMKAEDIEGEEETYVTDIKAEDIEGEEETYVTDIKAEDIEGEEEMYVTDIKTEDTEGEEETYVTDIKAEDIEGEEETYVTDIKAEDIEGEEETYMSGDQQCKEEEIPTDITTDGHTSMNISEGHLMLSPDCDIKDNDSRQDSPGDNPITPIIHPALSADPSDPGKCSPDHSDIGASVTALTVDIEFPCSIDAKCFIQNTKRITHQSAKAGERPFSYSECEKCFTWKSDLVTHQRSHTGEKPFSCSECGKCVRRKSQLVTHQRSHTGERPFPCSECGKSFTHKSHLVKHQRSHTGENPFSCSECGKCFTHKSYLVIHQRSHTGERPFPCSECGKCFTYKSYLVIHQRSHTGEKPFPCSECEKCFARKSHLVKHQRSHTGEKPFSCSECGKCFTQKSHLVNHQRSHTGEKPFSCSECGKCFTQKSHLVNHQRSHTGENTFPCSECGKYFTQKSDLIKHQRSHTGEKPFPCSECGKCFAHKTDLVKHQRTHTGEKPFSCSECGKCFTQKSNLVKHQRSHTGENPFPCSEK from the exons atgatgatggagaatcaccggccccacacagcactgg atggacccagtaacagagataccccagagagatgtccccgtcctctgtattcccaggattgtgcagaggagaatcacaggatcccacagaagGATCAG GATGAATATCTCGCTGACATTaagatagaagatacagagggagaagaagagacgtatgtgactgagattaaggcagaagatatagagggagaagaagagacgtatgtgactgatataaaggcagaagatatagagggagaagaagagacgtatgtgactgatataaaggcagaagatatagagggagaagaagagacgtatgtgactgatatgaaggcagaagatatagagggagaagaagagacgtatgtgactgatataaaggcagaagatatagagggagaagaagagacatatgtgactgatataaaggcagaagatatagagggagaagaagagatgtatgtgactgatataaaaacagaagatacagagggagaagaagagacgtatgtgactgatataaaggcagaagatatagagggagaagaagagacatatgtgactgatataaaggcagaagatatagagggagaagaagagacgtatatgagtggagatcagcagtgtaaggaggaggaaatccctacagatatcaccaCAG atggacacacaagcatgaatatctcagaaggacatctaatgttatccccggattgtgacataaaagataatgacagtagacaggattctccaggagataaccccattaccccaattatacatccagctctatcagctgatccctctgatcctgggaaatgttctcctgatcactctgatattggtgcatctgttacagctctgacagtagatatagagtttccctgttctatagatgccaaatgttttatacagaacacaaagcgtattacccatcagtcagctaaggcaggtgagaggccattttcatattctgagtgtgagaaatgttttacatggaaatcagatcttgttacacatcagagaagtcacacaggtgagaagccattttcttgctctgagtgtgggaaatgtgttagacggaaatcacaacttgttacacatcagcgaagtcacacaggtgagaggccattcccatgttctgagtgtgggaaatcttttacacacaaatcacatcttgttaaacatcagcgaagtcacacaggtgagaatccattttcatgttctgagtgtgggaaatgttttacacacaaatcgtatcttgttatacatcagagaagtcacacaggtgagaggccatttccatgttctgagtgtgggaaatgttttacatacaaatcgtatcttgttatacatcagagaagtcacacaggtgagaagccatttccatgttctgagtgtgagaaatgttttgcacggaaatcacatcttgttaaacatcagagaagtcacacaggtgagaaaccattttcttgctccgagtgtgggaaatgttttacacagaaatcacatcttgttaatcatcagcgaagtcacacaggtgagaaaccattttcttgctccgagtgcgggaaatgttttacacagaaatcacatcttgttaatcatcagcgaagtcacacaggtgagaatacatttccatgttctgagtgtgggaaatattttacacagaaatcagatcttattaaacatcagagaagtcacacaggtgagaagccatttccatgttctgagtgtgggaaatgttttgcacacaaaacagatcttgttaaacatcagagaactcacacaggtgagaagccattttcttgctctgagtgcgggaaatgttttacacagaaatcaaatcttgttaaacatcagagaagtcacacaggtgagaatccatttccatgttctgagaagtaa